One segment of Setaria viridis chromosome 4, Setaria_viridis_v4.0, whole genome shotgun sequence DNA contains the following:
- the LOC117853461 gene encoding aspartyl protease family protein At5g10770, protein MAASVMMKLALLILSITSHQDFYMYKVCKHSFPEYAVTQASLPGAAGSTLQIVRRLCLQTGNNKTVSDHYTAILHRDHHRVRSIHRHLAGSQSTITIPARLGLPFHSLEYVVTIGIGTPPQNFTVLFDTGSDLTWVQCAPCGDSCHAQEEPLFDPKNSNTYANIQCDAPECHIRGGGEPNSCGSGFTCAYTVQYGDNSQTFGNLAKETITLSPLAPPATGVVFGCSDKTTGLLRDESVAGLLGLGRGDSSILSQTRRTNDGGVVFSYCLPPRGSSAGYLVIGDDAPQPSNLTFTPLKTDNPRLSSVYAVDLSSISVNGAAVPIPASAFSEGTVIDSGTVITHMPRAAYLPLRDEFRRHMGDYTMLPEGSVGALDTCYDVTGLDVVTAPRVAFEFGGGARMDVDASGILYVIGALGEAVACLAFLPMDSVGLVIIGNMQQRAHKVVFDVAGGRVGFGPGGCS, encoded by the exons ATGGCTGCTTCAGTGATGATGAAGTTGGCGTTGCTCATTCTGTCCATCACCTCGCATCAG GATTTCTATATGTACAAAGTTTGTAAGCATAGTTTTCCTGAATATGCAGTAACCCAAGCATCTCTTCCTGGAGCTGCTGGAAGCACCCTCCAAATCGTCCGCCGCTTGTGCCTGCAAACCGGCAACAACAAGACGGTGTCTGACCACTACACCGCCATCCTGCACCGAGACCACCACCGTGTCCGGTccatccaccgccacctcgccggGTCCCAAAGCACAATTACCATTCCTGCTCGCCTGGGCCTTCCCTTCCACAGTCTGGAGTACGTCGTCACCATCGGCATCGGAACCCCGCCGCAGAACTTCACCGTCCTCTtcgacaccggcagcgacctcACCTGGGTCCAGTGCGCGCCCTGCGGCGACTCCTGCCACGCCCAGGAAGAACCCCTGTTCGACCCGAAGAATTCCAACACGTACGCCAACATCCAGTGCGACGCGCCGGAGTGCCATatccgcggtggcggcgaaccAAACAGCTGCGGATCTGGGTTCACGTGCGCGTACACCGTTCAGTACGGCGACAACTCCCAGACTTTTGGTAATCTCGCGAAGGAAACCATCACTCTgtcgccgctggcgccgcctgCCACCGGAGTCGTGTTCGGGTGCAGCGACAAGACCACCGGCCTACTCAGAGATGAGAGCGTCGCCGGCCTGCTCGGCCTAGGCCGCGGCGACTCGTCCATCCTCTCGCAGACACGGCGCACCAACGACGGCGGCGTCGTCTTCTCTTACTGCCTCCCGCCGCGAGGCAGCTCCGCCGGTTACCTCGTTATCGGCGACGACGCTCCGCAGCCGTCGAACCTGACGTTCACGCCTCTGAAGACCGACAACCCTCGCCTGAGCTCCGTGTACGCGGTGGACCTCTCCAGCATCTCCGTGAACGGCGCGGCCGTCCCTATACCGGCATCGGCGTTCTCCGAGGGGACGGTCATCGACTCCGGCACCGTGATCACGCACATGCCGCGCGCCGCGTACCTCCCGCTGCGCGACGAGTTCCGGCGCCACATGGGCGACTACACGATGCTGCCGGAGGGGTCGGTGGGAGCCCTGGACACTTGCTACGACGTGACGGGGCTCGACGTCGTGACGGCGCCACGGGTGGCGTTCGAGTTCGGTGGCGGCGCGAGGATGGACGTCGACGCGTCCGGGATACTATACGTTATAGGTGCCTTGGGAGAAGCGGTGGCGTGCTTGGCCTTTTTGCCCATGGATTCCGTGGGTCTCGTCATCATTGGTAACATGCAGCAGAGGGCGCACAAAGTTGTGTTCGATGTGGCCGGCGGGAGGGTTGGGTTCGGACCAGGTGGATGTAGTTGA